The Scatophagus argus isolate fScaArg1 chromosome 12, fScaArg1.pri, whole genome shotgun sequence genome includes the window AGGTTTATGATTCCCTGTACATGTAAACGCTGATGAGACTTTCTCGACATGACTCACTGGATCAGATGTGTGGTTCAGCAGCAGACTTCTCAGCTCAGCTAGACTTTGATTGATTCgatctcttctcttcttctccacaaCGGGTTTCAGAACCTAGAAGGAGATAAACATTATCATGTGTTGGTATGGTGAAGTCATGTCACTCATACACGTGATCTACATGTATAGAGATGCAACTGGTGATACAAAGTTGTAATTTATAACATCTGATTTTATGGATACTAAACAGTCAGTGCTAAGAAAATCATACAGGTTGCCAGTCGTGTTTGTggttaaaaatgttattaattcATGGATAAACCTGGCAACCCAATAATGTCTCATTCGTGGCTTAAAACTGCTCAGTAAAGACTTGTTATATAAAAGTTACAACTTAGAAACCCTTTGTGGTAGTGTGATGGAATGTATAGATTTGAAGTTCTTACCCTTTTTCTGGTCTTTCCATCTTCAGGAGTTGGATTTTGTAGCTTCCTGGTCATGTTTGGTCCAAACGACCTGAGTGGAGGCTGCAGCAGTTGAAACAGcctcctgctgcctgctggcGCTTTTAAGTACCGACCTCAtgctgcctctgattggctgacaggtGTGAGTGACGACACTTTAGTCGAAAATGTCCTCAGCTAACTTTTTAATGGGCCACGGATAAAATCGAAACTCAAGTCGAAACAGTGATCCGTTAGTGCTGTGTCTTTAAAATACCTTCGAGAACAATACTATTAAAGGCAATCATATTATCAGTAGGTAACCAATGGCATATTTGCACAAACGATAACATCAGGCGTAGTTTTATAGTTTCTATATTAAGCTTAAAAATTCAGTGtctttatttcagtgtcttcCTACACAGGAAgtaaatgtggaaaatgaatgTAACGAGTCTGGATGTCCATctctacatcatcatcatttaggCCGCTAATTTAATTAGGCTGAGCTTTATTCGTGACTTTTGAGGCTTCTCCGTGAAGTGAGACTatgggaaacatttttttttctcgtgGGAACAGAAATGAAGTGAGAAAGTGAGCAAATGAGGACATTTTACGATGTGTGAGACATCAACACTTTGCACTGAGTGTTAAGAAAGACCCATTTTGGGCCCATATGAAGacactttaatttaaattctAGAAGCTTatgtatttgcttgttttttgttttgttgttgttgttgttgctgttgcttttattttttgcataCATCCATGATGATAGGCCTAAACAAAGTAGATGTATGGACCACAAAAGGGAACAGGTCCAGTCTGAGAGACGTGATGAGGTGTGAGGATGATTATTACACCTGAGTGTTAAGTGTGCGCCGCTTCAGGTCAGCTTGATGCCTGATGTTTAGACTTCACACCCGATCCCCCTCCCCTCAAATCCGTTTGATTTGAACTCTTTTTGTCAGTGTGGCCGACACACCCGACGGGTCACGATATTAGAAGTCTACGGTCCATTTCTCTGCCACCAAAGAGGCGCGTCTTCACTAATTAGCTTCCATCACAGGCTCAGGCGAGCATATTATAGGACTTATTGGCTCCACGTGGCTCaaaaaggctgtgtgtgtgtgtgtgtgtagagacaGTCCACATCTGGACTATGGAAGTTGTATAGGTTCAAATCTGTCCCATGAAGTGAGTTTCCTTCGTTACCAAGAGTGATCTCCGAGCCTCCACTAATCGCCCTTCTCTTTGAAAACGGAAGTATCATCGCCTCTGAAAAGCCACTTAATCGGATCCCTGTGATCGGATCATCCCGGTGTTATCTCCACACTTGAGCCTATTATGGGGATCAGGGTGACAATAAATGCagtgaggggtgtgtgtgtgtgtgtgtgtgtgtgggaggggggggcacTACCCCCAAACTCAAAGCTCATTCAGTCAACCTTTGAAATGACACTTCTTAGAAACAGAAACTGAGTATTAAAACATGTGGCCGCTCCTGCACAGATCTTGCGCCATGCTCAGTCTCACCCACCgatcagacaaacacacaaacgctcCTTCACACGACACGTTCAGGTGTGAATCGGCCAGTTTGGCTCTATAACCCCTGTTtggaggtatgtgtgtgtgtgtgtgtgtgtgtgtgtgtttgggggtgtTATCATAACATTCCTGTATTTTTAGCAGTCTTCTCATAGGCAAATTTTGTAGCCTACTTTTCATTCCACTTTTAATTTGTCTGACAGGCTGAAGGATCTCATTCTTCCTAAACTAATTAAccatttatataaaaaaaacttggGTTAGCTGGAAAACGGagtgtcacaaagctgaaaacaggactGTTTTTCTTAGCTCATGAAAACGAACTTTTCGGTGGTTCTCTCACGACAGCGACACCACAAACACGCCATCATCTCACGAAACACGAGTCATTGCTGTAGATTAAACCACACAACAGTATGTAGTCGGAAGCAATTAAACATAGTGCAAcattaaacaactgaaaatataaaatgaaacacataaaTTAATGCACGTGTAAAACTGGCAGGGCCAGTTTACAGCAGAATGAGTACTTTTCCTAACACTAAAAACTTTGCAATGAACACTGAGTACTTTTAGCGAGTAATTATTCCCCCATCACTGCTGATACCGCTGTATCGGAATGACTTGAAGcaagaaaatgatttttcatgATTTAGGTGAACTAACCCTTTAATGCACTGAGAAACCCAAACACAGACCACAGAGTAAACCCCGTCTATTTGAGGTTACTCAgttaaattttcacattttcaggcACTTCCGTTCTGCAAACGATATGACTCGCGATCGGCTGCAGAGTTCAGCTCAAGTCAAAGTAAAGGACTGCACTTGCgtaaacattttcttcagtgCCAGGGCCGCGTGCTGCTGAATGAATGAGAGGCGTGTCCCGCGGGGGCGGGGCTATCCGCAGGCACATTAACAAATTGCCAGGAGGAAACAAACatgccattttcattttgatttcgCTGTaaggagacaaacagacacgagccaacttttttttttgtcaacatgaAGGCCTTTTCTCCAGAGTCTCCTCGCCAAAGGACCGTGAGAAAGGTACGCTGCTGCACTTTGCACTTTTTAAGGCTTTCTTTCATGTTGTTCGCGGTTATCATTGTAATATTTTcgggtttttttccccaaagttCTCAAAACCCCAGATGGAGAAACGCAGACGGGAGCGGATCAACCACAGTCTGGAGACATTACGACTCATGATGCTGGAGAACACCAGCGATGAGGTAAAACCCGTGCGTCACGACTTTGTTTGACTCTAATCCTGATGTCCTCTAATGTCAGGCTATTGCTCTATACTTTATGCCTGATTAGTTCTCTCACATTACTCCGTTCAGAGCCTGAAGAATCCAAAGGTGGGGAAGGCAGAAATTCTGGAGAGTGTTGTCCAATTCCTGAAGACAACGAAAGAGGTGGACCGGGCTCACCGGGGCGCAAAAACGGACCTGTCCAGGGCGCAGAGCCCGACCTGTGCCAGCCAACACAACTACCGTGACGGCATGAGGTCCTGCCTGCTGAGGGTCAGTCACTTCATAGCCAGCAAGACCCAGGAGTTAATGGAAACCGGTGGCGATGTCACCCAGGCTTCTCCCCCGAgccaccccccctcctcccccggACACGTCCACAGGTCACGGATACCCTGTCCTGCTGGTGACccctctgctgtgtctcctcAGCTCCAGTATCACGGGATCGCTCGCTCACACCTTACCCGGATGAGCGGCCTCCACTGTGACACCAGGGAGCTGGTCTCCCCCACGGCAGCCTCCACGCACATCACCGATCTCGTGTGGAGGCCCTGGCCTCAGTGACACTTTGACACAGATGTTTATTTTGACAGGCTCGGTGTTGTTGATGCCGACAGActgtaaatatgtattttattgtacAGGCTTGATTCTTTTGTACAGTGAAGCTATTTTTAAGTTATCCACTTTCACGAGGCCTTTTTGCTTTAAGGTTCTCCTTATTTCCACGCGCGCTGTATTTACTTCTTCTTTTGGAGCTGAGCTGTAAATATGTGACGGTGTAGGCGGCAGTGTCCGCAGGTGGTTTTTTTAATACATGAGTACACAGGAAACGCGTGCGTAAAAAAATCTGCTTCGATTTTTGTAGCTTGATCAGGTTTacgattttattttttattttttcctgtccttGCTTTGAGATGTATATGTGAGACATGATTGTGCTTGCTGAATTCTCTGTCCACGTTTACAATAAAAGTACAATTTCCTGATCTTCCCGGATCCGGAGTGGCCAATTCGCTGTGTGAATAGCTTGTACTTGAGGAGCCTTCCAGCTGCCTCTTGAATCAAAGTGGGGTACACCCACAGGACAGTTAGCACATACTTTGTCCGGTTTGGACAGCAGTTATTTCTATTGATATGATGAGGGTGGTGAGTGCAGTTTTTCAGGTGTACAAAAGCACATGAGAGCAGTCATTCACACACTGTCcagcatgcagactgcttcagGTGTGGCAGCTCCCAATCTACAAACTCTACAGCTCAGACCCAGCATCtacggctgtgtgtgtgtgtccagtgtgaGGTTTGATCTTTTCgatttaaaacaaatcagtgcAATCGACGCTGCGTGCCAACTGTCTGTTGTGTACCACAGTTGTATCTTATCTCTGAAACCAAACCAAGAGCGCGCATCTGCATTTCCCTGTCAGCCGATCTTTCTTAATTAGGGTCGCAATAACATAGTTGATCTGTCTGGTAGAAATGCTGCCCAGTCCATTTACGATTTTgccaacaaaaaataaatgatgttgcAAACAAAGACTGCAGTTAAAAGATGTTTTACAAGTCAGGCTATTTCACGGAATCTGAAGTGTTTTTAGTAGATGGGATGAAACTGTTTGCTGGGGAGTGTTGACGGTGTGTTAATGGCTTTTCTACATGTGAAAAAGTAAGTAAATCAACACATCAACAGACTGGTGTCATAAGTGCTGTGTGAAGTGgccatttttcttttactgtaaaTACCAGAGCAATGCAGCTGTTAACAGCTCATTTAAATCATCACAACAACTGACTTACGACTGAGTTTAAGTTGGtgaagattattattattattgttgataAAGCAGGGAATCTCTGCTGTCTTTCCACATGTCCTCCATCGGCATGTCATTTGGACACGCGACATCTTCAGTGTTAGAAACTTCCGATCAGGATAAGatcatttcattattatttttattattattgttattattattattattattattatacagcCATGATGTGGAAATTAAATTGTGATTACACAGttctattatatattatattatagttTTTATATTTAGGCTGTGCTGGATAAGTTAATCAAGTACTCAAAAATAATctatagaataaaaaataaagtagtCGTTTAACTAATCAACATAAATAACAAGCAAAGCGAAACAAACAAACGGTCATCGGGTCTCAACAGGCACTGCCCCGGCACTTTCTTTGCTTGAATCACTTTTTATCAGAGACTGTACGTCTGCAGATATTTAACTTGAATATACGAACATTTTTCTGAGATGAGAAGTGAAATTCACTATTCAAGCTTTCCCGTGAGGCTTTGCTTGGGTTTGCTATGGGATACTCACATTCCTTCCTAACCTTTCTGAAAACGTCCCTTTTCAAAGCAGGTGTTAGTCCCGCTGGGCTGATCTCTGGACAGGATGCTCTTTTGTGCGCTTTTAAGCGCAGATCTGCTAAAGAACAGCCCACAGGACTAAGTAAATCAATTAAAGCTGCAACCAGATTAGGGTTTCATCCGAGAGGACGTCTGTGTAAATGGAGCTCAACCTGATGGCAGTGGCAGAATTTATTGTCAGTGTGAAGGGAATAAGGATTAGTCCAATGTGGATGCATCTTAAAGGTCTTTAGTGTGTTTACTTTAGGCAAAAACATGAGGACATTTCATCCCAGACAGACCGCAGAATGACCTTAAGACAAGAAATTTGTCccccaccacaccacactgCACTAAACTTCAGTCAGCTGTTGTCTCTGTGGGACTGACTGTTGGTTTTTATCACATTGATGCGAGTACAACAGCCTAAACGTGAAGTGACAAAACACCTTTTGGCCTCACTAACAAACCATTTGATAGCGACAGTTCACAGCTGgctgtatatatacatatatatagatatacactGTGGGCACCTACTCCTCCTGGAGTAATTTAATGCTGTTACTTAGCTCTTAGCTGGTGGATTTTCTTTGGCTGTCAAAGTCGTTGTCCTGCGTTTGTAAATAACCTTTAACGAATCGAATCGCCATGTTTAACAGAACTTCCGAGATTATGGggtttttttagatttattttggAAAAGGTGTATCGGCCCGGGACACCAGTGGCCACGTGTCGGACAGTTTTTGAAGCCTGCTAGGCCCATTAAAAGAGCGCCATACGTCAGGGTGTTAATGGGTTGGCTGCTGCCCACGCGCCAGAGGTGACAGGCTCGTGCACGAAAACAGCCCTTTGTGTTGCAGTGTTATTATtgcgcgcgcgtgcgtgtgtgcttgtcaGGTATTTGTAACCAAAATTCAACAAGGCTCTAAAACCTGTACTTGTAAGCTCCTATTTCCGTGCAGCCCCATTTTTTGGAGCAAAACAATCTCATCTCGTTCAGTGTGTGTAATCATTCTGAGCTTTGGCTTAAATGTGCTTCCCAGAACGTTGGAAACCAGGATCGGGTGTGCGTTGGTTTGCTACAGACATtgtatcatttttaaattaatttatgaacacattttctcatgttAAATTGTAGTCTACTGGCGTCATGAACGGTGTGACATAGTGCAACGTACACTTCAGGTGATTCAGACCTGGGAAATTAGCAAAGATTTAACTCATTACACAGGGTAATTCCAACCATAACCGTTTACCATAAATGTTAAGTCAGACTTGATATCTTGGCTGTTTGTCCTGATTTTGCAGTGGGTCATTAATGAGGTTTTTATTGATAATACTTTGTACATCATGGCTCATGTTGCCAAAATCCTCAGCTGGTGGTAGACGGTGTGGGAAAGCACattcattaacatgaacaatgCTGCACCGCTGTGCTTTTTGTCATTGCTGCCACTGTTGGGTGGGGGGCCACCAGCCTGCCCCTGCAattaatgtaaatgtacaaCAGaagcaagcacaaacacacacagaggcacagcaCAATCCTATGTTGTGTAATCCATCAGTTAAATATTAGGCTGAGGCAATTAAAACTAAAGGGAAACCATTcgtgaaaaacatgtttattagTAACAAGAGAAAAGTCACAGTCAACACACTGCCAACGAAAGTCAAGATACAAGCAGAATTTACTCAGCTTTATGCTGTAGGTTTACATTACATTACGACTAGCCACTTTTatgtaatctgtgtgtgtgtgtgtgtgtgtgtgtgagagagagagagagagcatgcagCTGTAAGCCTTGATCAGGCTTTGCCAACAGCCAGGCCCTGAGCTTTCTGAAACTCCTGCTGTAAACTGGCCAAGACTTCTCGATGCTGCTCAGATTTCTTTTCCAAGTCCTTCAGGTGCGTTTCATACCTTTgactgaggacaaaaaaaaaaagaaaaaaagacataaaagattaaacatttacatacatCAAATATGTTCACACTTGAGATGTTGgacagagagataaataaaacaataaaacgcAGAAATATGTTAATGAGTCTAAGGGCGAATTAGTAGTGAGTCTACTGATAGTGACACTCATGGGTCCTTGTTGCTATTTCACTTGATTCCAACAGAGGGCGCTACATTCATTCAGACTGGACTAATGGCCTCTGGTAGACTCATACTCAATCAATTTATTAGTCACATTAGTGGTTGTAGACAGAGACATGAGTAAGGATGAAtgctttaaaaaagagaaaaactgatcAGAGTGGGCATCTAAACATTTAGTCACAAGGGTCAGTTCAAAGGCAGCACTCCCTGCAGGTGACCCTGACATCCTTTCTTATCCCACCTGTtttcataaatacatttgtaGAGTCATACTCCTGCCATACTTTGTATATTCCAGCTGTGTCACACCTCTTTTATAAGACATGGGTGCCAAAACGACTTTTGCAAAGGATACACCTGTGCATTCTCTCTTACAGCTCCACCAGTAAGCCTACTATCTCAAGCTGCAATTTAAGAAATGAGATATCCATAAAAGATGGTACATTGAAATCGATTTCCAGATCACaaacaggaggacagaggagatgaggggacacaaaacagcaaaataaggAAGAACCCCATGTGAACGGTGGGGACAATATTTGGACGAAGACCCAGTCCCTGAACTGGGACACGATTCCTGAAGCAGTTTAGAGCAGGTGTGGATCAGCATAGTACTGCATGTTGACATTATTAGGAACTGAGAcgcagttttctttttttttacttacctGGTGGGACTGGATGAACTCTAACAGAAGAATAAACTTAGACTTACATCTCTCCATTGATGTACTCCAGCCTTTTTGTGACTGTGGCTTTGGCCTCATCCAGGTCTTGCTTCACTAATACTGGACCGATAAGCTTATAAACTGTGTTTGTGCTATCCAGCAGATCAAACtcctgaaaagacaaaaagagattAGATTTAAAACTGATCAGTCTTGACCAGGCGAGTAACACTGATACCAGTCGTGACAGAGAAAAAATCttttgaaaagggaaaagaaaagttagTTACCTCTTTGACAATGTTGTTCTCTGTCAGCTGCGTC containing:
- the her5 gene encoding hairy-related 5, producing MKAFSPESPRQRTVRKFSKPQMEKRRRERINHSLETLRLMMLENTSDESLKNPKVGKAEILESVVQFLKTTKEVDRAHRGAKTDLSRAQSPTCASQHNYRDGMRSCLLRVSHFIASKTQELMETGGDVTQASPPSHPPSSPGHVHRSRIPCPAGDPSAVSPQLQYHGIARSHLTRMSGLHCDTRELVSPTAASTHITDLVWRPWPQ
- the pfdn6 gene encoding prefoldin subunit 6; this translates as MADAIQKKLKAELEKYTVIQKDVSKSMSARQKLETQLTENNIVKEEFDLLDSTNTVYKLIGPVLVKQDLDEAKATVTKRLEYINGEIQRYETHLKDLEKKSEQHREVLASLQQEFQKAQGLAVGKA